One Triticum dicoccoides isolate Atlit2015 ecotype Zavitan chromosome 3B, WEW_v2.0, whole genome shotgun sequence genomic window, CCTGATCGGGGGCACCCAAACCAACTGATGGTTTaggtcccctgtcgccagcgctACATAAAAGGGAACGGGAGAGGGTTGGCAGCCTGCGTGATCACAATTCTCGTACGGTTTCACTCCCCTCCCGATATTctctcaccccatccgatcagggGGAGCGCTGCAGCGACGGGAAGACCTACTCCAGCCGCCGCTCCCGTCCCCGGGCAGTGCCGGTGGCGTCCTGAGGGCATCAGGACGTTGAGGAGGACTTCTACCTCGACTACATCACCTCTGCATCAAGCCTGCACCAagcaggcgatcatgtccactGCCGTAACACGTAATGATCCCCTAAACCCTTCTTTGTTCATGTTTTAGGTGATCTAGATGCAATCTGTTCCTGCTAATGGCATCCCAGAGATGCATAATTATTCCAACAATGGTATCAGTCGCCAAGTTTGATTGCAATAGGTCCCTATATTATTGATCTGTACATCAACATCAAGTTTAGATCAAGTCAGGTTTAGGATTCATGATCAAAGATTGAAAGTTTTAGCCCCTGGTTAGCCCTAAGATGCATGCTACTGTCTTGATGCACTCTGTaaatcatcatgttttaattcTCATATGCTACGGATCAGTACTCCCACCTACGTTCATCAATTCTAATTAATCTAAGTTAAGATCTAATGCTCACCTTCATGTTAAGTTGATTAAAATTGATCATGTTTAAGTCCTGTTTCCGTATGCATTATCAACACACAAGGCAGAGGGATACACGCATGTCAACAGTAGGAACCCCTCATGTTTAAGAACCCTAGATCTTTTCCCCAATTCGTAAGAACCCTAATTCTGCAATTAGGACTATTTTCCCCCAAATCAAGCACTGATGAAAACGAATTGGAGAAGAAATGAGGAGAATCCTCACCTAATGCGCTGCGTAGCCGCCTCTTCCCTTCGGGGCCCGCATCACGTCCACCGCGGTGCGAGGGCGGAGACGCCGTGACGCCGCCGTCCTCGGGACGACGCGCGGAAAGAACTTGAGCCGCTGCCGCCGTGCTTATGGACGAACGCCAGCTCGGCCTTGTGGTCGTGCTCGCCGCCGTCACCCCGAAATGGAATCCCGGGCGAGCATACCCCGCCCCTCGCGCGCGGCGTCAGCAGCCACTCTTGACGGAGGAGCGCGCCGGACTAAGTCCGCGGCACGCTGCTCCGGCGAGCGCAGCCGCAGCGCCGCCTTGGCCGGTGCGCCTCGGGCCGCCGTTGTCCGCCGTCGCCGCCCTCTGTAGCGATAAACGCGGGGGCGGAGGGGTCAGGGGAGAAAGTGACTAGGGTTAGGCCGGTCGGCATTTTTGTTCGGGCTCCAAGCCGCGCCGGCCGTCCGATTCGATCGAGCGGCTCACAGCGACGCGGAGCACCGCTTCGGGCCTTCGGGGGTTTAACGGGCCATATCCGGCCGCGGGCTTCAGCCCAGGTTGTCTCAGTCCAGCCAAAAAAAAAATACGCTACTGGACTGATCCGCATTTTGCACACCCGTGGGATTCTTGGGCCAAAATCACTGTcgccatttttttttgtttttccagtGCGTTTAAGTTAATAGTTATTATGTTTTTGCACTGTTTAAAAcaaaaaaatgcataaaaaatataatGAACACATTATTATTCTGGGTCAAATTGAACCAACGAGATATTTTATTCAGGATTTATTATGTGTTTTGCATGATGAACTTATTTAAGCATCAAATAATGATATTGTTTTTTTATGTTGATGCTTAAATTAATAATGACATGACCCTAATTTTATTTCGGACCAACGTTGTTTTATTATTATGAGTCATCACTTATGATATTTTAATTCCATGTTTTTTCTGCCCAACGGTGTTTTGACATGGAGTTGAAATTAAATACTTGGCATGTTTGTTTATTTACCAACGTAAATTTATAATCATGCAAGTTTACTTATGAACTTTTATGATGATTTCAGCTTCCGCTCCATTCCGGTCCGACACGATCGAACCACTTACGGGGAGTAACTTCCCTCGTTGGAAGTCCCAAGTCGAATTATGTTTGGGTTGTAATGAATTTGACTATGCCTTGAGCGAAGAAAAACCTGTGGCACCTGTGGCAGGTGTCACAGGGTATGCAGAACTCAAGAAGGAGTATGATGTTAAGATGGAAAAGTGGAATAAGTCCAACCATATTGCGCTTCTCATCATGAAAGCGACAATATCGCCGGACATTTCTGAAGCACTCCCTAAGAAAGATACTGCTAAAGATTTCCTCACTGAAATGGAGGAGCAATTTAAAGGCTCCGACAAAGTGTATGCTCATGAGCTTTTTGCTAAACTTCTTCAGAAATACACTATTGACGGAAATGTTAGGCAGCACATATTGAGGGTGGTAAATGCTTTCACCAAGCTTAAGGCTTTGGAGTGTTCTTTAAGTGAAGCCCTTCTTGTCATAATTATTCTTGAGTCTCTTCCTGAAGAGTTTGAACAATTTAAGGTCAACTATAACTCTCTAAAGGAAAAATGGCCACTCTCTGAGATGACCGCAAGGATCGTCCAGGAGGAAGAAAGGATCATGAGGCAGAAGAAAGACCATGTCTTTCATGTTGGCTCTAACAAGAGAAAGCATGACGGACAAGGTTTCCCTAAGCCTCAGAAAAGGCAAGTCAAGAAAGAAGGCACTAAGCCATTCAACCCTAAGGCATTCAAGGGTAAAGAAGCCGGTGGTTCTTCTTCTGCTCCTAGCAGCTCCACTGCTGGAGAAAATGCTTGTAACTTCTGCAAAGAGGAGGGACACTATCAAAGGGACTGCCCAGGCTTTCTAAAATGGATGAACAAAAGAGGTATTGATGAAATTACTTTTGTCGATGAATCTCTTTATGTCGATTTTTCTATAAAGTCATGGTGGATTGATTCAGGGGCAACCACTCACGTTGCCAACTCTATGCAGGGATTCGATACGATCCAAACTataagaggaggaacaagaaagctTAAGGTTGTGAACGGAGTTGAGGCCGATGTTGAAGTTGTGGGATCTCTCACGTTGGAGCTACACACTAGCCACACTCTTAGATTGAATAATGTTCTTTATGTGCCTACCTTAAGTAGGAATTTGATTTCAGTTTCTTATTTAGATGATGATATGTATGAGTGCCATTTTGGCAAGAAACAATTTGTTTTGATCAAATGTAATAATAATGTAGGCATCGGTGTTAGACGAGGCCAACTATACATGTTATCTCTTAATAATGATTCAGTTATGCATGTGAGTGATGCAATTAATGTTGAGAAGAAATGGAAAGGAGTTAGTAATTCTTTGAAATTGTGGCATTGTCGTTtgggccacatttcgagggggagaatggaACGCTTAGTTAAAAATGAAATACTCCTCCCATTAGACTTCTCAGATGCAGACAAATGTGTCGATTGCATTAAAGGAAAATTCGCAAAAATAATTAAGAAAGGAGCAGTAAGAGCCACAGGGGTTttagaattaattcacaccgacaTATGTGGACCCCTTAATGTTAAGTCTGTAGATGGTTTTGATTCATTCATTACATTCACAGACGACTTTTCCCGCTATGGATATATTTATCCCATACGTGACCGATCGGAAGCTTTGGAGAAATTCAAAGTCTATAAAGCGGAGGTTGAAAATCAACTGAACGCAAAAATCAAAGTTGTACGGTCTGATCGCGGGGGAGAGTATTATGGTAGGCATGCTCCTTATGGGCAGATTCCTGGACCTTTTGCCAAGTTCGTATCTGAAAATGGAATCATTGCTCAGTATTCAATGCCTGGtgaaccacaacaaaatggtgtggccgAGCGCCGCAACCGCACCCTTATGGATATGGTGCGAAGCATGCTTAGTCAAGCATGCTTAGTCACTCTAGTTTACCAGTAAGCCTTTGGATAgaggcattaaagacagctgcacacATACTAAATCTTGCTCCAACTAAGTCAGCACCGAACACACCTTACGAGATGTGGGCGGGAAAGAAACCGAGCTTGAATTACTTACGGGTGTGGGGTTGCCCTGCTGAAGCTAAAGTTTTCAATCCACAACTTAAGAAACTGGATCCAAAAACAGTTAGCTGTTTCTTCGTTGGATACCCTCATAGGGGAAAGGGATATCGTTTTTATTTTCCAAGACACACCACCAAGTTTGTGGAGACTAGACAAGCGGTATTTTTTGAGGATAATGAGGTCACAAATTTAAGGGAGATCAATCTTGAGGAGAAGCGGGTTTGTGTACCATCCCCGACTATCCAAGAGATTGTTTTTCCAATACGAAGAAATGTGACATCTGATGATCCTGAATCTCACGGTTCAGTCTCTCAGTCAAATGGTGATCCAGAAACTAATAATGAGAATCCAAACACAAATGAGGATCTCCGAGAAAATAATGAAAATGATGAtgttccaccaccacctccgcccatGGGTAGACCACGGCGTGAGAGGAAGAAAGCCATATTAGATGATTATATCACTTTTTTGATGGAGGACATGAATGATATGGGAAAGGTGGAGGATCCAACCTCATATAAGGAAGCCATTAAAAGCGAAAATTCGTCCAAATGGTTGGTTGCCATGGAAGACGAGTTGAAATCTATGGGCTCAAACGACGTATGGGACTTAGTAGAAGTTCCCGATGGAGCTAAGAAAGTaggctgcaagtgggtctacaaaaccAAGTATGATTCCAAAGGGAATGTCGAACGGTTCAAGGCAAGGCTAGTGGCAAAAGGGTATACACAGAGAGAAGGCATTGATTATAAGCAAACCTTCTTCCCTGTGTCAACCAAGGATTctttcagaatcataatggcattagtagctcattacgacctagaactacaccaaatggatgttaaaacggcATTTCTAAATGGTGACTTAAAAGAAGATGTTTACATGGCTCAGCCAGAAGGCTTTGTTGTGGAAGGAAAGGAACATTTAGCATGTCGTCTAAAGAAATCAATTTATGGCTTGAAGCAAGCTTCAAGAGAGTGGTACCTCAAGTTTGATAAAATTATCAAAACTTTTGGTTTCACCGAAAATGTTGTGGACAACTGCATATACGTTAAGTTTAAAGGCAGTAGGTTCACATTTTTAGTCCTatacgttgatgacatattattggcatgtagcgataaggatatgctacatgagaccaagaattttctgtcatccagttttgatatgaaagatcttggtgaagcctcgtatgtcctcggcatcgagattcatcgagataggtccagaggaacgttaggactatctcaaaaggcatactttgagagagtactgaaaaaattcaatatgcataagtgctcaccctcacctgctcctatagttaagggcgataagtttgggacatttcaatgtccgaggaaccaatgcgaaactgatcagatgaagtcggttccttatgcttcagctgttGGAAGCATCATGTATGCTCAAGTATGTACACGCCCAGACTTATGTTTTGTAACCGGGGTGCTTGGCAGATACCAATCCAATCCAGGACCGGACCACTGGAAGGCCGCAAAGAAAGTCTTGCGTTATATGCAAGGAACTAAGGATTTCATGCTTACATATAAAAAAACTGATAACCTAGAAATTGTTGGTTATTCAGACTCTGATTTTGCCGGGTGCGTGGATAGTATGAGATCCACGTCAGGTTATATATTCACACTCGCGGGAGGAGCtatatcgtggaaaagctccaaacaaaCGTTAACTGCTGGATCTACGATGCAGGCAGAATTTGTAGCATGTTATGAGGCCACCGGGCAGGCTGTATGGCTAAAAAATTTTATACCCGGACTTAAAGTGGTTGACAGCATATCTAAACCAATTTTATTGTACTGCGATAATGAACCAGCAGTTTTCTATACGAGTAACAACAGGTCAAGTAATGCTGCCAGACACATTGACATAAAGTATCGTGTTGTGAAAGATAGAATCCAGGATCAAACAGTTGATGTTAAACATATAAAAACGAagcatatgcttgcggatccgctaacaaaaggcttaccacccaGTATTTTTCGTGAGCATGTTGCCGGCATGGGACTACTGGAGGCCTGATGATTCTGGAATAAGAGGACCATTAAAATAAACCACTCCCCAATTAGCAAAATGTTTTCCATTTCGAAATAGGCGGGTGTACTATACTGTGGCGTTTCAAGCTGTTGTAACACCTCACTTTGGTACATCATTCCTATGTAGAATGGGCGAATGAAGTTAAGCCtaacgatcaagggggagaatgttggttttgatctgacggcttaaacaggccagttagatctattagtttaacagaaaaaaaagagaaagataaCGTTAATGAAAAGGCCCCACGCACCAACGTACGTGAGGTTTTTATCCCAACTaaggcgccctgatcgggggcacccaaaccaactgatggtttaggtcccctgtcgccagcgctACATAAAAGGGAACGAGAGAGGGTTGGCAGCCTGCGTGATCACAATTCTCGTACGGTTTCACTCCCCTCCCGATATTctctcaccccatccgatcagggGGAGCGCTGCAGCGACGGGAAGACCTACTCCAGCCGCCGCTCCCGTCCCCGGGCAGTGCCGGTGGCGTCCTGAGGGCATCAGGACATTGAGGAGGACTTCTACCTCGACTACATCACCTCTGCATCAAGCCTGCACCAagcaggcgatcatgtccactGCCGTGACACGTAATGATCCCCTAAACCCTTCTCTGTTCATGTTTTAGGTGATCTAGATGCAATCTGTTCCTGCTAATGGCATTCCAGAGATGCATAATTATTCCAACAACCTCAAGTTTTATATCCGAAGCAAGTTTTCAAGAAACTGCTCGAGTTTTAGCAAAAACTGCCCTACAAGGTCGTATTAATTGGTTGAAAGGCTTGAAAGAAACGTGGTTCCAGGGGATTATACCTGTTGGTACCGGATTTTAAAAAATTATGCACCGTTCCGCACAAGACAAGAACCTTTATTTCGTAACAATTATAAGGTGGTAAGGAAACGGATTCCCGGAGGATCAGAGTGGTCATGATCAGTTTGTTAAGTAGGAACAAGTGGTCACAACCACCACACTCAAATCTCCAGCTTTCAACGTGTCAATGCGCACGAAGAAGCCCACACCGCCATTGATACGCCCAGTTGACTTCTATCGGAGCCGAGAGCAACAGCAAACCAGATCGAAAACTGATCAATCTTGAGCTCGCCATTGCCGCAGCTCCCACGTGCTCCGAAGGTCTCACTTGACAGTGGCACCGGTGGGGTTGTTGTACCCGTCCGTGCCAGTGCCACATACAGAGACCGAACTGACCGCTCCATATGCTCTCACCGTCTCAAGCTTAATTGCTGGTCGTGTAGGGTGCCCATGCGCTCGAGATATGTGGCTGATTTGGTGCGAGCTTTTTGCTCGGGTCTTTGTTGCCGCTGCTGCTACTTTCCTGTCAGGAATGCGAGGAATAGAGCTCCTTTCTGATGCTGGAGAGGGATGGATGCGTGCGGCCTGTCGGCCGTTATTGTTGCTGGATTGTTCAGTGTTTGGTTGAGAGAAGAATCGGAGAAACGACTCTACAGTGATATGgtttgctgctgttgctgctaatCGTACTAAACCAGCATTCGATCAGTCATTGGTGAATTGGATGAGGCTGTCAAGTTTATCATCTTGATACGTCTGACAAATAAACTTGTTTGTCAACTCGGGTGACGAGCTAGCATCACTATATCAGCGTCTGACAAAATAAACATGCAGTTATATGCGTTAATCAGAAGGCTCTGCGGACTCGTATTGTCGGCAGCTCAGCAGCATACGCAGCAACTTTTCGCCTTTTCTGGACATAAATCATCACCTTCTCCATAAACTTGAAACTGACATCAAACGGCAGCGAATTTGTGGTCAAGTAGACCAGACACCCCGACATAGACTTTGAATTTCTGCCTTGCGCCAACCTTCCATTCATTAGAGGAATTAGACAGGACTGACCGACACCTCCAATTGGCAGGAGAGAAGGCATGGCATTCTGACCCCATGAACAAAGACGTCGAACAACACACAACAAGTGGACAAAAGCATCTCGAGGATAGATGTAGTACTATGAGGTGGATATTACAGATTTACAGGGAGCATCTTAGGTAGTAATATGAACATAGGATGGCTGCATTCCCCTAACTACGGGCTACTCGAGAAGACACGAAACAGCCCATATATCTACAAAAGACTGACCGATTGGGGAGGTACAAAGGGTCACAGAAAGGTCAAAATATAACCAACACCACGAGCCATGGAAACTTGGAAAGTAGGGGTCCTCCTTGTTCTCATACTACTGTATATCGCAAACAACCACGGGGAGCGCGTCTCCATATCATGAACAGTCTTCTTAAGCGGTCCAAAAGCATCATCATCCAGAAGAAAGCCCTGCCATGCACTAACCCTAAACAAGAAAACAAATTGCTGCATGAGACAAACTGAAACCCCCAGTTCAATGCTAGTTCTTGATCACTTCCCTACGACTAAACTGACATAATAAAAGTGAAAAGATCAGATAAGAAAACATCACATATGATTGTGTTCTGCAGTACCTATTCAATAGACACAAACAAAATTACATCCCATGTTTATTAAGCTGTAAACAGGTAGGCCCATAGCTAAGCCTTGGCATCACAATAAATACACCCTTATCTTATGAACACAGTGCTCTGTATACTTATTCTCGCATCTTGTAAGGGCATGAGCACTAGTTAAGACCTCAAACAAAAACATGATTATGAGGATGCATAGTTATCGGTGTAGCACAATTTTTAACTCCCGTGATCCGATCTCCCCTCCTTCCCCATCTCGCTCCCGTGCGGCCACGCCGGGCCACACCGGGGCACCCCCGCCAACCATCTCTAGACCTCCTTCACGCCAAGTCCTCCcctcccgccgccgctgccgccgggagTCAAAGCCTGTGTGGGGCAGCGGCGGATCTCCTCGGCCGAAGTTCAGGATCGCAACGGCGGCGCTCGCTCCGGCCGTTCAGCGGTAGTGacgtggggtggcggcggcggccaagATCGGCGAGCTTGCAGCGACGGACGGCCGCGGCAGTGGTTGGGCCCAATATGGACTCAGATGGGTTTAGACGGGCCATGACTCAGGCTGCAGTACCAGCTGCGTCTCGTCGACTCCGACGACGGCACGCGGGCTCCTGGGTTCATTCCCCAGCACAAGGAAGCCGGGGCCTCCGGCACCGGGCATGGCGGTGGTGGCCCCCTCCGCCAGAGGTGGTCGGCCGACTGGTTGTGGCGGATCCTTAGATCCCACGGCCAGTCCCGACAGTGAGTTGGGGAGGCGTGGCTGCCGATGAAAACCGAGCTCCAGCAAGCGATGGCGGCGTCTACACgatgttaccttgttgaaggcatcgcCATTGTAGACACCGTCTACCcactcgcactgctccaggggaaCCCCAGATCCGAGTATCCCGGATTGGACGATGGCGGCACTCTCGGTGTCGCTCTCCTCATGAGGGCATTGTTTTGGAGCAGCTACTGGACGGACGACGCGGGTGGAGCGGCATTCATGTGACGCATCGACGACATGgagtctcggcggcgtggcgcggcAGGGTCTCAACGACGAAAGTGTGATGATGGACACGCGTAGGGAGATGGCGTTGTTTGGCGCCGACGGCAGGCCTGGGAAGGTCGATGCATCAGTACCTGCTCTAAAGATGGTTCGGTGGAAGATAGTGGTGACGGTCTCTGCAGCATGCGCATGCGGTGCCCGCTGAGAGTGAACCGGACAGGTGTGTGACCCAGACCCGGCAATTCGGCTTGGTCGGGGCCTCCGGCGTTAGATGTTGGGCTTTGGTGTGAGGTCTAGGTATGCGGCCCCGACAATCTAAACCCTTCATCAAGTTGATAagagtagcgacagttgttgccaagatggtggcttcagacttactgatgtattactttgtaaggtcttggtgaataattaataaaatggctgcatgcatcgcccTGATGCCGTGGGTCAtcccctccttttcgaaaaaaagctCAATTTTAACTAAGCATAGAGTGTGTCTTGTTGGCTATTCAACCTACTTCAGTGTAGTCAAACATTAATTCATTTGGAATCGTTTTGGCTATTCATTCCCACTTATACTACTTTGGCTATATCTCACTATAGACCTAAATATATAGGGAAGATAAGAAGTAGAAACCATGGAGGTCTCCAACATTATTTGAGAAGATAAGAAGTAGAAATCATGGAAGTAGAAACCATAGAGAAGATAAGAAGTAGAAATCATGCATGAAGATCACGCTATAGCAATTAACAACCTTCCTTGCCGAATTTGACATGATCACATGAAAATACGACAATATGCATTATACTGATTTGGCTATTCATTCCCACTTACTTCAACATCGTTTTGGCTATTTGGCTATATCTTCTACTTTGGCTATTCATTCCCACTTACACTCTCACTATAGACCTAAATATATAGGGAAGATAAGAAGTAGAAACCATGGAGGTCTCCAACATTATTCAATGGCAATGTTCAGAAAATCGTTAACAGgtaactgctcggttggctggcgagtcGGGCATTAATAGGTGAATCGATCAGTTAATCGGCCGATAAATCGGCTACTCGGTGATCCACTGAGCAGGGATTAATCGGCCAGTTAACTGATTTATTGGCCGATATTTTGAACAAGTGAAGATCATAACATGTATTCCTATATAGCATTACACTGACACGTACCGTCTGGGTCTATGTTGGTGATGTGTCAACCAATCTGGCCTCATGTGAAACTCCAGCAGAACTAACAGATACCAAAGCAAAATCAAGATGATATCAGGGAAACAAAGATTGTACCATAAGATCTATATATTCCTACATGACACAGAACTACAAAATAAAATGAAACCCACCTGTTCTGCAAAGCTAAAACTTCTGGAATAGGAGCATTGGGATACCACCTACAGACTTTGCTTCCTTGCAAACACAGTTGGCCTGATGTgatgaaaaattaggaaaatgatATCTGATGTTACTAAAACACGTAGACTGCAATCACCAAAGGAGACCAAAGACAAAATAGAACagccaaaaacaaaaaaaacatcacCTTCATGCAGCTTGACAGTCACGGCAACAAAGAGAATGACAATTGGTCCTTGCTGCATCTGCTGCTGCAGAGTCTCGGCTGGGAATTGATTTGCCTGTGCCTCCCACAAAGCAACAACAGCCGTCTCTCTTCAAAAACATAATCAGAAAATGCACAAGCATGTAGAACAGCACCGAAGACTGTCATGAAGCAACTAAAAGTGACCAACAATGAAGCTCTATAAACATACCTGCCATCGCTTATGCACACGTTACGGACTGCCCGAGGTGCACCATTGACAGTAACAGTTTTCACACTTGAAACTTCCAGCATAAGACCAATGGCATCTGCATCA contains:
- the LOC119281127 gene encoding uncharacterized protein LOC119281127; its protein translation is MMISASAPFRSDTIEPLTGSNFPRWKSQVELCLGCNEFDYALSEEKPVAPVAGVTGYAELKKEYDVKMEKWNKSNHIALLIMKATISPDISEALPKKDTAKDFLTEMEEQFKGSDKVYAHELFAKLLQKYTIDGNVRQHILRVVNAFTKLKALECSLSEALLVIIILESLPEEFEQFKVNYNSLKEKWPLSEMTARIVQEEERIMRQKKDHVFHVGSNKRKHDGQGFPKPQKRQVKKEGTKPFNPKAFKGKEAGGSSSAPSSSTAGENACNFCKEEGHYQRDCPGFLKWMNKRGIRYDPNYKRRNKKA